One genomic region from Candidatus Caldarchaeum subterraneum encodes:
- a CDS encoding DNA-directed RNA polymerase subunit E', which yields MFMLVEVSEIVGIPPADFGKPLEKVVLNELRKRYEGAVDEELGYIIMVIDAKVDKVGRILPRDGSTYHRSTFTLLTYMPLLNEVVLGEVVEITDFGCFVRIGPIDGLIHISQIMDDYITYDEKNNMLVGRKSGRKLLVGDDVRGRINAVSLAGGAGGKVSLVTRQPMMGSLKWIEEDLAKAVQSSVG from the coding sequence TTGTTCATGCTGGTTGAGGTTTCGGAGATTGTTGGAATTCCCCCGGCGGACTTCGGCAAGCCGCTTGAGAAAGTTGTCCTCAACGAGTTGAGAAAACGTTACGAGGGGGCTGTGGATGAGGAGCTGGGATACATCATCATGGTCATCGACGCCAAAGTGGATAAGGTGGGGAGAATACTTCCCCGCGACGGCTCCACATACCATAGAAGCACATTCACCCTCCTCACATACATGCCGCTGCTCAACGAAGTTGTGTTGGGAGAGGTTGTTGAGATAACAGATTTCGGCTGCTTCGTGAGAATAGGGCCTATCGACGGCTTAATACACATATCACAGATAATGGATGATTACATCACATACGATGAGAAGAACAACATGTTGGTTGGCAGAAAATCAGGGAGGAAGCTCTTGGTGGGAGACGATGTCAGAGGACGCATTAATGCGGTCTCGCTCGCCGGTGGAGCGGGTGGAAAGGTGTCTCTTGTGACGAGGCAGCCGATGATGGGTTCTTTAAAGTGGATAGAAGAGGATTTGGCTAAGGCGGTGCAGTCAAGTGTCGGCTAA
- a CDS encoding DNA-directed RNA polymerase subunit E'', translated as MSAKPRACRNCKRIVVGKTCDVCGSSNLSTSYSGLVIILDVESSEIAKELGIRKSGRYAVKVD; from the coding sequence GTGTCGGCTAAGCCTAGGGCCTGTAGAAACTGCAAAAGAATAGTTGTGGGAAAAACCTGTGATGTATGCGGGTCCTCGAATCTAAGCACCAGCTACTCGGGGCTTGTGATAATACTCGACGTGGAGTCTTCTGAGATTGCGAAGGAGCTTGGGATAAGGAAATCGGGAAGATACGCGGTCAAAGTTGACTAA